One Helianthus annuus cultivar XRQ/B chromosome 7, HanXRQr2.0-SUNRISE, whole genome shotgun sequence genomic region harbors:
- the LOC110868925 gene encoding uncharacterized protein LOC110868925 isoform X1, whose product MHSLTKKLSARVLQSGRFVMWKPKDYLLLYACWNPLQARNNYRVQIPLLKFFDENLPNLTVSRTDKNGVIEVKWNDKDGDVYMNTADGGNMISYFLQHMSTTKSDFDFDFLSKAGKTSFIRADDLQMKDFVLPKPSGTHSLGIRDFMQTPGASSGRSSVGMTPKTLRIPKQGEMLMSVHGSPVGVYKENNMDAIHETEEE is encoded by the exons ATGCACTCATTGACCAAGAAG TTGAGCGCCAGAGTGCTGCAATCAGGACGATTCGTGATGTGGAAACCGAAAGATTACTTACTGCTATACGCTTGCTGGAATCCGTTACAAGCAAGGAACAACTACAGAGTACAGATCCCGTTACTTAAATTTTTCGACGAAAATCTTCCAAACCTAACGGTTTCAAGAACCGATAAAAATGGAGTGATAGAAGTTAAATGGAACGATAAGGATGGTGACGTATACATGAACACAGCTGATGGAGGAAACATGATCTCTTATTTTTTACAACATATGTCCACAACTAAatctgactttgactttgactttttaaGTAAAGCTG GGAAAACAAGCTTCATTAGGGCTGATGATCTTCAGATGAAGGATTTT GTTCTACCGAAACCATCTGGCACTCACAGTCTTGGCATCAGAGATTTTATGCAAACTCCCGGG GCGAGTAGTGGGAGATCGTCTGTCGGTATGACACCTAAAACTTTAAGGATTCCGAAACAGGGAGAGATGCTTATGTCTGTTCATGGTTCACCGGTTGGTGTTTACAAGGAAAACAACATGGATGCAATACACG AGACAGAGGAAGAATGA
- the LOC110868925 gene encoding uncharacterized protein LOC110868925 isoform X2 — translation MHSLTKKLSARVLQSGRFVMWKPKDYLLLYACWNPLQARNNYRVQIPLLKFFDENLPNLTVSRTDKNGVIEVKWNDKDGDVYMNTADGGNMISYFLQHMSTTKSDFDFDFLSKAGKTSFIRADDLQMKDFVLPKPSGTHSLGIRDFMQTPGVCCIAARFISVCLCYT, via the exons ATGCACTCATTGACCAAGAAG TTGAGCGCCAGAGTGCTGCAATCAGGACGATTCGTGATGTGGAAACCGAAAGATTACTTACTGCTATACGCTTGCTGGAATCCGTTACAAGCAAGGAACAACTACAGAGTACAGATCCCGTTACTTAAATTTTTCGACGAAAATCTTCCAAACCTAACGGTTTCAAGAACCGATAAAAATGGAGTGATAGAAGTTAAATGGAACGATAAGGATGGTGACGTATACATGAACACAGCTGATGGAGGAAACATGATCTCTTATTTTTTACAACATATGTCCACAACTAAatctgactttgactttgactttttaaGTAAAGCTG GGAAAACAAGCTTCATTAGGGCTGATGATCTTCAGATGAAGGATTTT GTTCTACCGAAACCATCTGGCACTCACAGTCTTGGCATCAGAGATTTTATGCAAACTCCCGGGGTATGCTGCATTGCTGCTCGGTTCATTTCTGTTTGTCTCTGCTACACATGA
- the LOC110868926 gene encoding pentatricopeptide repeat-containing protein PPR5 homolog, chloroplastic encodes MSANFSNGSLQFPSIPTTHIKFTQIPSFNYNFHPESPHKKHTIICGSTIRPKRNSKSDENTEAQELVRTLLRNFNYDKPLLSTLNKYVKLVRTEHCFLLFEELGKSDKWLQCLEVFRWMQKQRWYVADNGVYSKLISVMGKKGQTRMAMWLFSEMRNSGCRPDTSVYNSLITAHLHSKDKSKALSKALGYFEKMKVTERCKPSIVTYNILLRASAQAKNVAQVEALFKDLEESICTPDIYTFNGVMDAYGKNGMVGEMEGVLARMKSNQVKPDIITYNLLIDSYGRKQEFEKMEQVFKSLLRSKERPTVSTFNSMITNYGKARLRDKAEAVIQKITDMGYAPNFITYECMIMMYGCCDCVSKARGIYDNTIETEKHLKVSTLNAMLNVYCLNGLPVEADKLFETACNGGMFRIDSSTYKLLYKSYTKANMTELIQKLLKHMDRDGIVPNKRFFLEALGALGSSRADQDAITAKVNSNMPVDMTKV; translated from the exons ATGTCTGCAAATTTCTCAAACGGGTCTCTTCAATTTCCTTCAATTCCCACAACCCACATCAAATTCACCCAAATTCCATCCTTTAATTACAACTTTCACCCCGAATCCCCTCACAAGAAACATACTATCATATGCGGTTCCACAATTCGACCCAAAAGAAACTCAAAGTCAGATGAGAACACAGAGGCTCAGGAACTGGTGCGGACCCTTTTGAGAAACTTCAACTATGATAAGCCCTTGTTGTCGACGTTGAATAAGTATGTGAAGCTGGTCAGGACTGAACACTGTTTTCTTCTGTTTGAGGAGCTTGGAAAGTCTGATAAGTGGCTTCAATGTCTTGAG GTGTTCAGATGGATGCAAAAACAACGATGGTACGTAGCAGACAACGGTGTCTATTCGAAGCTAATATCCGTGATGGGAAAGAAAGGTCAAACCCGAATGGCAATGTGGCTATTCTCCGAGATGAGAAACAGCGGGTGCAGAcccgatacttccgtatacaatTCACTCATCACAGCTCACCTACACTCGAAAGACAAATCAAAGGCCTTATCTAAGGCGCTCGGGTACTTCGAGAAGATGAAAGTTACGGAACGGTGCAAACCGAGCATTGTGACGTACAATATTCTTCTACGAGCGTCTGCGCAGGCGAAAAACGTTGCGCAAGTTGAAGCATTGTTTAAAGATCTAGAGGAGAGTATTTGCACGCCGGATATTTACACGTTCAACGGCGTGATGGACGCGTACGGAAAAAACGGGATGGTCGGTGAAATGGAAGGGGTACTCGCGCGGATGAAAAGTAATCAGGTGAAACCGGACATCATAACGTATAACTTGTTGATTGATTCGTATGGACGAAAGCAAGAATTCGAAAAGATGGAACAAGTGTTTAAGAGCTTGTTACGGTCGAAAGAGAGACCGACGGTTTCCACTTTTAATTCGATGATAACGAATTACGGGAAAGCACGGCTTCGAGACAAAGCGGAAGCGGTCATTCAGAAGATAACAGATATGGGATACGCCCCGAATTTCATAACGTATGAATGCATGATTATGATGTATGGATGTTGCGATTGTGTATCGAAGGCGAGGGGAATATACGACAATACGATAGAGACGGAAAAGCATTTAAAGGTTTCGACGTTGAACGCTATGTTGAATGTTTACTGTTTAAATGGTTTGCCGGTCGAAGCGGATAAGTTGTTTGAGACTGCGTGTAACGGTGGGATGTTTCGTATTGATTCTTCGACGTATAAACTTCTTTATAAATCCTACACGAAAGCGAACATGACGGAGCTGATACAGAAACTGTTGAAGCATATGGATAGAGATGGCATTGTGCCGAATAAACGGTTCTTTCTAGAAGCGTTAGGGGCGCTCGGATCATCACGAGCTGATCAAGATGCGATTACTGCTAAAGTTAATTCGAACATGCCTGTGGATATGACCAAGGTATAA
- the LOC118480296 gene encoding uncharacterized protein At2g29880-like, translating to MKKVIMIKLEVSGNTSKKEQLKWTGIMDNAFIQAIITQQDKGNRINGTFTTQAYANMIEELTTKLPREIIKMEITKNHLRNRLKTLKLRFSQWYDMFRGTSLSGFSWNPDTQLIEAEDEVWNKLIESKPEAASLKTKKVSNYNELLALFARDRASGIHAETAKEMNARLNNNDTINIETIIDVDDLLATNEITLENEYNIEDDIQVLGTTPPPHEQSSNAKKYKTKKRKLEHEDETFNSKLINCFENVANAIVDGNKILDRVHHREYTGEEIYKELTPMGLESHEIPKALNYLATNQAKARTLFSCPPEIRMDVLKDMMGADK from the exons ATGAAGAAAGTCATCATGATCAAACTTGAAGTCAGTGGAAATACCAGTAAGAAGGAACAATTGAAGTGGACAGGGATTATGGACAATGCCTTCATTCAAGCAATAATAACGCAACAAGATAAAGGTAATAGGATCAATGGGACATTTACTACACAGGCATACGCTAATATGATTGAAGAGCTGACTACAAAACTTCCAAGAGAGATTATTAAAATGGAGATTACTAAAAACCATTTGAGGAATCGTTTAAAAACACTAAAATTACGTTTTTCTCAATGGTACGATATGTTTCGAGGAACTTCATTGAGTGGGTTCTCATGGAATCCTGATACTCAACTAATTGAAGCAGAGGATGAAGTATGGAATAAGTTGATAGAG TCAAAACCCGAGGCTGCATCATTGAAGACAAAAAAAGTGTCAAACTACAACGAACTATTAGCGCTATTTGCAAGGGATAGGGCGTCGGGTATACATGCTGAAACTGCTAAGGAAATGAATGCTCGATTGAACAATAATGACACCATTAATATAGAAACGATTATAGATGTGGATGACTTACTAGCGACCAATGAAATAACTTTGGAGAACGAGTACAATATTGAAGATGATATTCAAGTGTTAGGTACTACGCCTCCTCCCCATGAACAATCTTCTAATGCAAAAaagtataaaactaaaaaaagaaaacttGAGCATGAAGATGAAACATTTAACTCAAAGCTTATAAATTGCTTTGAGAATGTTGCTAATGCTATTGTAGATGGCAATAAAATATTAGATAGAGTTCATCATCGTGAGTATACAGGTGAGGAAATTTATAAGGAATTGACGCCGATGGGTTTGGAGTCCCATGAAATACCGAAGGCTTTAAATTATTTAGCGACCAATCAGGCAAAAGCAAGGACATTATTTAGTTGTCCTCCTGAAATACGAATGGATGTACTTAAAGATATGATGGGTGCGGATAAATAA